The following are encoded in a window of Oncorhynchus mykiss isolate Arlee chromosome Y, USDA_OmykA_1.1, whole genome shotgun sequence genomic DNA:
- the LOC110509317 gene encoding electrogenic sodium bicarbonate cotransporter 4-like isoform X1, whose translation MAHDWQGGRSRSHHRYEEDVKEPQPVYIGVPVTHGYSKRRRRKHRSQREQEKHHTHRGQHAHHEHTRHEHIHHDNHHDYQEHYKEEEEQEQHDIFDPDSTVSPAAERLRYILGEDDDMPTPTLFTEMDTLQHDGDEMEWKESARWVKFEEKVEEGGERWSKPHVSTLTLHSLFELRTCIQTGSVLLDLEGYSLPQIVDDIVDRQVADGLIGPELREKVSFVLLRKHRHQHKKPIHLSLADMGKSNNSPTSRSPQSFHNVSRSNVSRFPSSASGLHHSTEDLRAKSGSLGRLHPAQSRSMNDISDKPSTDQMKNKFMKKIPRDAEASNVLIGEVDFLDKPFVAFVRLAQATTLGGLTEVPVPTRFLFVLLGPHGKGKSYNEIGRAIATLMVDDLFSDVAYKARDRDDLIAGIDEFLDEVIVLPPGEWDPKIRIEPPKKVPSADMRKSVLNLNELGQVNGTGTAGGPGGGEDEEMPIPHELGEELQFTGRFCGGLWLDIKRKVPWILSDFSQGFHIQSISAVLFIYLGCITNAITFGGLLGDATDNYQGVMESFLGTALAGTVFCLLGGQPLIILSSTGPILIFEKLLYEFCKSNTIDYMELRLWIGLHSCLQCLILVATDASYIIKYITRFTEEGFSSLISFIFISDAIKKMVGSFKYYPINRVFKPDYVTTYRCECIAPDQAAAMAFNVSVPLADDNMTDLYNITGLDWSQLSKKECVKYGGALLGNACKYVPDLALISFILFFGTYSMTVSLKKFKTSRYFPTKCRSLVGDFSIIISILVFCGIDYLLGLDTPKLHVPTEVKPTRPDRGWVVMPFGKNPWWVYVASAVPALLVTILIFMDQQISAVIVNRKENKLKKGCGYHLDLFWVGILMAVCSFLGLPWYVAATVISIAHIDSLKMESESSAPGEQPQFLGVREQRLTGILVFVLTGVSIFLAPVLQYIPMPVLYGVFLYMGVASLAGIQFWERIKLYLMPAKHQPDFSFLRHVPLRRVHLFTLVQIICLAVLWTLKSTVAAIIFPVMILGLMVVRKMMDLMFSQHDLAWLDDILPEKDKKKEKDGKKKKDHKRTKAAEPESDEEPKSPLPPPVKIPMDTIDLPSAPDPSVTPPTQPPV comes from the exons aTGGCACATGATTGGCAGGGAGGTAGAAGTAGGAGTCACCACCGATATGAGGAAGATGTTAAGG agccCCAGCCAGTGTATATTGGTGTTCCGGTAACACACGGTTACAGCAAAAGGAGACGTCGTAAACACCGCTCCCAGCGCGAACAAGAGAAACACCACACACACCGCGGCCAACACgcacaccatgaacacacacgTCACGAACACATACACCATGACAATCACCATGACTACCAGGAACActacaaagaggaggaggagcaggaacaACATGACATATTTGACCCTGACTCCACAG TGTCCCCGGCGGCGGAGAGGCTGCGCTACATCCTGGGTGAAGATGACGACATGCCGACGCCCACTCTGTTTACGGAGATGGACACGCTGCAACACGATGGAGACGAGATGGAGTGGAAAGAGTCTgctag gTGGGTGAAGTttgaggagaaggtggaggagggaggagagaggtggagtaaGCCCCATGTGTCCACCCTGACCCTCCACAGTCTGTTTGAGCTGAGGACCTGCATCCAGACTGGCAGTGTACTGCTGGATCTGGAGGGATACTCCCTGCCACAGATAGtgg aTGACATCGTGGACCGCCAGGTGGCAGAcggtctgattggtccagaactGAGGGAGAAGGTCAGCTTTGTGTTGCTACGGAAACATCGCCACCAGCATAAGAAACCCATCCACCTCTCGCTAGccgacatgggaaaatcaaacaaTTCCCCcacca gccGTAGTCCCCAGTCTTTTCATAATGTCAGTCGTAGTAACGTCAGTCGCTTTCCTAGTTCAGCCTCTGGCCTCCATCACTCCACAGAGGACTTACGAGCCAAGTCAGGCAGCCTTGGCCGCCTGC ATCCCGCGCAAAGCCGAAGCATGAACGACATTTCAGACAAGCCAAGCACAGACCAG atgAAAAACAAGTTCATGAAGAAGATACCTCGTGATGCAGAGGCATCCAACGTTCTGATTGGAGAAGTGGACTTCCTGGATAAACCATTTGTAGCTTTCGTACGTCTGGCCCAGGCTACCACACTGGGAGGCCTGACCGAGGTCCCCGTAcctaccag GTTTCTGTTTGTCTTGCTGGGTCCTCATGGCAAAGGCAAGTCCTACAACGAGATTGGCCGAGCTATCGCCACGCTCATGGTGGATGAC TTGTTCAGTGACGTTGCGTATAAAGCCCGGGACAGGGATGACCTGATCGCGGGGATTGATGAGTTTCTGGATGAGGTCATCGTTCTGCCCCCAGGGGAGTGGGACCCCAAAATACGCATTGAGCCCCCCAAGAAGGTCCCCTCTGCTGACATGAG GAAGTCTGTGCTGAACCTGAACGAGCTAGGCCAGGTGAACGGGACCGGGACAGCTGGGGggccagggggaggagaggacgaggagaTGCCCATCCCCCACGAATTGGGAGAGGAACTGCAATTCACTGGCAG gttCTGTGGAGGCCTGTGGCTGGACATTAAGAGGAAGGTTCCGTGGATCCTTAGTGATTTCTCCCAGGGCTTTCACATCCAGTCCATCTCTGCTGTTCTGTTCATCTACCTGGGCTGCATCACCAACGCCATCACCTTCGGAGGCCTGCTGGGAGACGCCACTGACAactaccag GGTGTGATGGAGAGTTTCCTCGGTACAGCGTTAGCAGGTACAGTGTTCTGTCTGTTAGGAGGTCAGCCTCTCATCATTCTCAGTTCCACTGGACCCATCCTCATCTTCGAGAAACTGCTCTACGAGTTCTGCAa GTCTAACACTATAGACTACATGGAGCTGCGTCTGTGGATTGGTCTACACTCCTGTCTGCAGTGTCTGATCCTGGTCGCCACGGACGCCAGTTACATCATCAAATATATCACCCGCTTCACCGAGGAGGGCTTCTCCAGCCTCATCTCCTTCATCTTCATCTCGGACGCCATCAAGAAGATg GTGGGCTCCTTTAAGTACTACCCCATCAACCGTGTCTTCAAGCCCGACTACGTTACCACATACAGGTGTGAATGTATCGCACCTGACCAGG ctgctGCGATGGCTTTTAACGTTTCAGTTCCACTCGCGGACGATAATATGACTGATTTG tataACATAACAGGTCTGGACTGGAGTCAGCTGAGTAAGAAGGAGTGTGTGAAGTATGGCGGCGCCCTGCTGGGGAACGCGTGTAAGTACGTCCCAGACCTGGCCCTCATATCTTTTATCCTGTTCTTCGGCACCTACTCCATGACCGTCTCCCTCAAGAAGTTCAAGACTAGCCGCTACTTCCCCACCAAG TGCCGTTCCCTGGTTGGTGATTTCTCCATCATCATCTCCATCCTGGTGTTCTGTGGGATAGACTACCTGTTAGGCCTGGACACGCCCAAACTGCACGTGCCCACTGAAGTCAag ccgACGCGTCCAGACCGTGGCTGGGTGGTGATGCCGTTTGGTAAGAACCCGTGGTGGGTGTATGTGGCCAGCGCCGTCCCTGCTCTCCTGGTCACCATCCTCATCTTCATGGACCAACAGATCAGCGCCGTCATCGTCAACCGCAAAGAGAACAAACTCAAG AAAGGTTGTGGGTACCATCTGGACCTGTTCTGGGTGGGTATTCTGATGGCAGTGTGTTCCTTCCTGGGCCTGCCCTGGTACGTGGCTGCAACTGTCATCTCCATCGCCCACATCGACTCTCTGAAGATGGAGAGTGAGTCCAGCGCCCCAGGAGAGCAGCCCCAGTTCCTGGGAGTCAG ggaGCAGAGGTTGACGGGTATTCTGGTGTTTGTCTTAACTGGAGTTTCCATCTTCCTAGCTCCTGTCCTTCAG TACATCCCCATGCCTGTTCTCTACGGTGTCTTCCTCTACATGGGAGTAGCCTCACTCGCAGGAATACag tTCTGGGAGCGTATCAAGCTGTATCTGATGCCAGCCAAGCACCAGCCAGACTTCTCCTTCCTGCGTCACGTTCCTCTGAGGAGAGTCCATCTCTTCACCCTGGTCCAGATTATCTGTCTGGCTGTCCTCTGGACCCTCAAGTCTACCGTAGCGGCCATCATCTTCCCTGTCATG
- the LOC110509317 gene encoding electrogenic sodium bicarbonate cotransporter 4-like isoform X2 produces MEDSGSSITSSMASRWTLPGSHTVSPAAERLRYILGEDDDMPTPTLFTEMDTLQHDGDEMEWKESARWVKFEEKVEEGGERWSKPHVSTLTLHSLFELRTCIQTGSVLLDLEGYSLPQIVDDIVDRQVADGLIGPELREKVSFVLLRKHRHQHKKPIHLSLADMGKSNNSPTSRSPQSFHNVSRSNVSRFPSSASGLHHSTEDLRAKSGSLGRLHPAQSRSMNDISDKPSTDQMKNKFMKKIPRDAEASNVLIGEVDFLDKPFVAFVRLAQATTLGGLTEVPVPTRFLFVLLGPHGKGKSYNEIGRAIATLMVDDLFSDVAYKARDRDDLIAGIDEFLDEVIVLPPGEWDPKIRIEPPKKVPSADMRKSVLNLNELGQVNGTGTAGGPGGGEDEEMPIPHELGEELQFTGRFCGGLWLDIKRKVPWILSDFSQGFHIQSISAVLFIYLGCITNAITFGGLLGDATDNYQGVMESFLGTALAGTVFCLLGGQPLIILSSTGPILIFEKLLYEFCKSNTIDYMELRLWIGLHSCLQCLILVATDASYIIKYITRFTEEGFSSLISFIFISDAIKKMVGSFKYYPINRVFKPDYVTTYRCECIAPDQAAAMAFNVSVPLADDNMTDLYNITGLDWSQLSKKECVKYGGALLGNACKYVPDLALISFILFFGTYSMTVSLKKFKTSRYFPTKCRSLVGDFSIIISILVFCGIDYLLGLDTPKLHVPTEVKPTRPDRGWVVMPFGKNPWWVYVASAVPALLVTILIFMDQQISAVIVNRKENKLKKGCGYHLDLFWVGILMAVCSFLGLPWYVAATVISIAHIDSLKMESESSAPGEQPQFLGVREQRLTGILVFVLTGVSIFLAPVLQYIPMPVLYGVFLYMGVASLAGIQFWERIKLYLMPAKHQPDFSFLRHVPLRRVHLFTLVQIICLAVLWTLKSTVAAIIFPVMILGLMVVRKMMDLMFSQHDLAWLDDILPEKDKKKEKDGKKKKDHKRTKAAEPESDEEPKSPLPPPVKIPMDTIDLPSAPDPSVTPPTQPPV; encoded by the exons ATGGAGGACTCTGGTTCCTCCATCACCTCCAGCATGGCCTCTCGCTGGACACTGCCTGGCTCACACAcag TGTCCCCGGCGGCGGAGAGGCTGCGCTACATCCTGGGTGAAGATGACGACATGCCGACGCCCACTCTGTTTACGGAGATGGACACGCTGCAACACGATGGAGACGAGATGGAGTGGAAAGAGTCTgctag gTGGGTGAAGTttgaggagaaggtggaggagggaggagagaggtggagtaaGCCCCATGTGTCCACCCTGACCCTCCACAGTCTGTTTGAGCTGAGGACCTGCATCCAGACTGGCAGTGTACTGCTGGATCTGGAGGGATACTCCCTGCCACAGATAGtgg aTGACATCGTGGACCGCCAGGTGGCAGAcggtctgattggtccagaactGAGGGAGAAGGTCAGCTTTGTGTTGCTACGGAAACATCGCCACCAGCATAAGAAACCCATCCACCTCTCGCTAGccgacatgggaaaatcaaacaaTTCCCCcacca gccGTAGTCCCCAGTCTTTTCATAATGTCAGTCGTAGTAACGTCAGTCGCTTTCCTAGTTCAGCCTCTGGCCTCCATCACTCCACAGAGGACTTACGAGCCAAGTCAGGCAGCCTTGGCCGCCTGC ATCCCGCGCAAAGCCGAAGCATGAACGACATTTCAGACAAGCCAAGCACAGACCAG atgAAAAACAAGTTCATGAAGAAGATACCTCGTGATGCAGAGGCATCCAACGTTCTGATTGGAGAAGTGGACTTCCTGGATAAACCATTTGTAGCTTTCGTACGTCTGGCCCAGGCTACCACACTGGGAGGCCTGACCGAGGTCCCCGTAcctaccag GTTTCTGTTTGTCTTGCTGGGTCCTCATGGCAAAGGCAAGTCCTACAACGAGATTGGCCGAGCTATCGCCACGCTCATGGTGGATGAC TTGTTCAGTGACGTTGCGTATAAAGCCCGGGACAGGGATGACCTGATCGCGGGGATTGATGAGTTTCTGGATGAGGTCATCGTTCTGCCCCCAGGGGAGTGGGACCCCAAAATACGCATTGAGCCCCCCAAGAAGGTCCCCTCTGCTGACATGAG GAAGTCTGTGCTGAACCTGAACGAGCTAGGCCAGGTGAACGGGACCGGGACAGCTGGGGggccagggggaggagaggacgaggagaTGCCCATCCCCCACGAATTGGGAGAGGAACTGCAATTCACTGGCAG gttCTGTGGAGGCCTGTGGCTGGACATTAAGAGGAAGGTTCCGTGGATCCTTAGTGATTTCTCCCAGGGCTTTCACATCCAGTCCATCTCTGCTGTTCTGTTCATCTACCTGGGCTGCATCACCAACGCCATCACCTTCGGAGGCCTGCTGGGAGACGCCACTGACAactaccag GGTGTGATGGAGAGTTTCCTCGGTACAGCGTTAGCAGGTACAGTGTTCTGTCTGTTAGGAGGTCAGCCTCTCATCATTCTCAGTTCCACTGGACCCATCCTCATCTTCGAGAAACTGCTCTACGAGTTCTGCAa GTCTAACACTATAGACTACATGGAGCTGCGTCTGTGGATTGGTCTACACTCCTGTCTGCAGTGTCTGATCCTGGTCGCCACGGACGCCAGTTACATCATCAAATATATCACCCGCTTCACCGAGGAGGGCTTCTCCAGCCTCATCTCCTTCATCTTCATCTCGGACGCCATCAAGAAGATg GTGGGCTCCTTTAAGTACTACCCCATCAACCGTGTCTTCAAGCCCGACTACGTTACCACATACAGGTGTGAATGTATCGCACCTGACCAGG ctgctGCGATGGCTTTTAACGTTTCAGTTCCACTCGCGGACGATAATATGACTGATTTG tataACATAACAGGTCTGGACTGGAGTCAGCTGAGTAAGAAGGAGTGTGTGAAGTATGGCGGCGCCCTGCTGGGGAACGCGTGTAAGTACGTCCCAGACCTGGCCCTCATATCTTTTATCCTGTTCTTCGGCACCTACTCCATGACCGTCTCCCTCAAGAAGTTCAAGACTAGCCGCTACTTCCCCACCAAG TGCCGTTCCCTGGTTGGTGATTTCTCCATCATCATCTCCATCCTGGTGTTCTGTGGGATAGACTACCTGTTAGGCCTGGACACGCCCAAACTGCACGTGCCCACTGAAGTCAag ccgACGCGTCCAGACCGTGGCTGGGTGGTGATGCCGTTTGGTAAGAACCCGTGGTGGGTGTATGTGGCCAGCGCCGTCCCTGCTCTCCTGGTCACCATCCTCATCTTCATGGACCAACAGATCAGCGCCGTCATCGTCAACCGCAAAGAGAACAAACTCAAG AAAGGTTGTGGGTACCATCTGGACCTGTTCTGGGTGGGTATTCTGATGGCAGTGTGTTCCTTCCTGGGCCTGCCCTGGTACGTGGCTGCAACTGTCATCTCCATCGCCCACATCGACTCTCTGAAGATGGAGAGTGAGTCCAGCGCCCCAGGAGAGCAGCCCCAGTTCCTGGGAGTCAG ggaGCAGAGGTTGACGGGTATTCTGGTGTTTGTCTTAACTGGAGTTTCCATCTTCCTAGCTCCTGTCCTTCAG TACATCCCCATGCCTGTTCTCTACGGTGTCTTCCTCTACATGGGAGTAGCCTCACTCGCAGGAATACag tTCTGGGAGCGTATCAAGCTGTATCTGATGCCAGCCAAGCACCAGCCAGACTTCTCCTTCCTGCGTCACGTTCCTCTGAGGAGAGTCCATCTCTTCACCCTGGTCCAGATTATCTGTCTGGCTGTCCTCTGGACCCTCAAGTCTACCGTAGCGGCCATCATCTTCCCTGTCATG